A single region of the Betta splendens chromosome 12, fBetSpl5.4, whole genome shotgun sequence genome encodes:
- the tdgf1 gene encoding teratocarcinoma-derived growth factor 1, whose product MSWTQLIRLVLCAFICLQVTAALPSTDCEGAECNRGQTSSSSSSSTSASSSVKPSKDFLDQFAQVSAPNSADRKHRDAGAVLPFIGLTSSAEQSRSCCKNGGTCILGSFCACPPFFTGRSCEYDQRIRTCGAIPHGEWVQKGCSYCRCGYGILHCFPHVFHKDCDDSEEVRWYRSSAVGPAQTNCFLFVTLLFSLLLFL is encoded by the exons ATGAGTTGGACGCAGCTGATCAG GCTCGTGCTCTGTGCGTTCATCTGCCTGCaggtcactgctgctctgccttctACAG ACTGCGAAGGAGCAGAGTGCAACAGAGGCCagacctcctcttcctcctcctcctccacatctgcctcctcctcggTGAAGCCGTCCAAAGACTTCCTGGACCAGTTTGCACAGGTGAGCGCTCCAAACAGCGCCGACCGCAAACACCGCGATGCCGGCGCCGTCCTGCCCTTCATCGGCCTCACCAGCA gcGCAGAGCAGAGTCGTAGCTGCTGTAAGAACGGAGGCACGTGCATCCTGGGCAGTTTCTGTGCATGTCCTCCGTTCTTCACGGGCCGAAGCTGTGAATACGACCAGCGCATCCG GACCTGCGGGGCGATTCCACACGGTGAGTGGGTTCAGAAGGGATGCTCCTACTGTCGCTGTGGGTACGGCATCCTGCACTGCTTCCCCCACGTCTTCCATAAAGACTGtg ATGACTCGGAGGAGGTGCGCTGGTATCGCTCATCAGCGGTGGGACCAGCTCAGACcaactgcttcctgtttgtgacgctgctgttttcgctgctcctcttcctctga